GTAATCATGTGCGGAATAGCAGGAGTTTTCGGAACCCCTGACAGTAATATGGAAGTAAAGAGGATGCTTGCAGTTCTGGGACACAGGGGACCTGATGCCTGCGGGACCTATACGGCAGGAAACCTGAGCATAGGAAATACCCTTCTAAAAATAACAGGAGATATGCCCCAGCCGCTTACAGGGAAAGGAGCTCTCGTACTCAATGGAGAGTTATTCAATTTTCGCGAGCTTGCAGCTGAGAAAGGGATAAAAACCGATTCCGATACAGAACTTCTTTTTTCACTTCTAGAAACCAGGGTAAAGGAAGGAAGTACACCAATAGATGCTGTCTGCTCCACACTTTCTAAAGTAAACGGGGACTATGCCCTTGCATATGCCTGCGGAGGAGAACTTGTACTTGCAAGGGACCCTTCAGGAGTGAAGCCCCTTTATTACTGCTCCGGAAAAGGAGCAGAAAAGCCAGAAATAGCCTTTGCCTCCGAAAAAAAAGCCCTTGCTTTTATCGGCAGAAAAGCAAAGTCCTTTCCTCAGGGAGGGATTCTGGGTTTCAATACCGAAAACGGGAAAGTCACAGAAAAAACCCCTGAAGGATACCTGAAGAGAAAATCCCCTGAGAAGAGAATTTACGCCGAAAAAAAGGCTTTATTTCACCTGAAAACAGCCCTTGAAAAGGCTGTGGAACTCAGGCTTACCCCGGCTGCGGGAATTGCATTTTCAGGGGGTATTGACAGTACCTTTTTAGCAGCCCTTGCAAAATGTCTTGATCCTGAGATCCCCCTTTATGCGGTTGGGCTTCCGGATTCTCACGACGTTGCTCAGGCAGAGAGTGCAGCTGAAGCTATCGGAATGAAGAGAAACCTGAAAGTCCATTTCCTTTCCCCCGAAGAAATAGAGGCAGCAGTCCCTCAGGTAATTTATGCAACCGAATCTACTGACCCGATGACTGTGGCAATAGGGCTTCCTCTCTACATAGTTGCAAAAACTGCAAGAGAAGATGGAAAACGAGTCCTTCTGACCGGACAGGGGGCAGATGAACTCTTTGGAGGATACAGGAGGCATGAGGAGTTTCTCGAAAAGGGGGCTGAGGTACTCGACAGGGAGATTTACTCGGACCTTGAAAACATCTCAAAAATTAACCTTGAAAGGGACGATATGGTTACAATGGCCAATTCTGTGGAACTCAGGGTGCCCTTCCTGGATAAAGAAGTAATAAAAACCGGGCTTGCAATAAGCCCGGAGCTTAAGGTACTGAAAAAAGACGGCTTTTATACACGAAAATATATTCTCAGAAAGGCGGCAGAAGGTCTGATCCCTCCGGAAATTCTCTGGAAAAAGAAAAAAGCAATGCAGTACGGGACAGGAGTACAGAAGGTGATCGACCGGCTTGCCAGGGATTCGGGCTTTTCTAAAAAGCAGGGGGAGCACATAGAAAGATACCTTATGCAAATTGCTTCGAAAAAGGACTCCGGGTTTATAAATAAATGAGAAGCAATTGAGAGGTTGTAACAGTTAGCTTCGTTCAAAAAATTTTATTTTTTATGCTATATATCTATGAATAAAGCTGATCGACAACGCAGGCTGGGCTGCCGCAAAATCCCTCAACCAGTAGATGAGCAGTTCGGGAAATAACAACATTACGATAAGAGGTTTCGAAGTTGACGGAAAACATGACAAAAACACCGACGTCGCCAGAGGTAAAAACTACTATAACGTGATTTACTTTATTCATTGCAACGATGTAAAAGTATATGATATGTACATACACGACGAGCATGGAGACGGGCTGAGGATAAAATATGGAGAAAATGTTCAGTTTTACAATAACACGGTATATAAACTAGGGCATGACGGCATGTTTGCAATCGAGTGCACGAATGTAGAAGCCTGGAACAATACGATAACCTGCAGGACAAATACCGGGCTCAGGATATGGACACGAACCCGAATATTGACTGGGTCGGGCGGTATCGTAGCAAGCGGATTCCATGATATCCTTATTGAAAACAACGTGTTTGACGGCGTATACCAACCATGTTGCCGTTGTCCTCATGTATTCTGCAGACACTTCGACAGACTTTTACCAAAAGGCACGGGATACACAACTACTGTCAGCAATAACATCATTACAAACACCCTGCAGTGAGTAAAAGATCCTGCCGAGACAGGGTACGGGGTAACTAACTACCTTTCGGGAACCCACACCCTTGTACTGGAAAACAGCTGTTTCTACAACAACACAGAAGGGAACTATAAAAATGCAACATCGGCATCTGATATCTATCTGGACCCCTTCTTTGCTGACCTCGAAAATCATGATTATCACCTCAGGTCAACAGCCGGCTGCCGGGACGGGAGTGAATGGGTAAAGGATAGTGTGAACGTAAGGCGCGGAAACACTACGTATGTGTCCCTATCAGGGACTCCCCTGAACCGCCTCCGGAATTTCTGGTTCGTCTTCAGGGTTCATACTTACCTTCAGAACGCATTCCGGAGCGTAGAGCAGGAAATAATAAATACCTGTGTTCCTAATGTTTTGAAAAAAGCCGGCACAAATGAGTAAGTATAAACAGTTTGAGAGTTATATTCGAGTAGAAAATTATTACATTTGATTTATAACCAAAATTTAAGGGGGAATTCAAATAAAAATAGCAATTACCGGAAAAGGCGGTGTTGGAAAAACTACCCTCTCAGGCACTCTGGCAAGATTGCTTGCAAGAGACGGATACGAAGTCCTGGCAATAGATGCAGACCCGGATATGAACCTGGCATCTTCCCTAGGGATCGAAAACCCCCCAACGCCCCTTGTTGATTTCAAAGACCTCATTCAGGAAAGGGCAGGTACCGAAGGCGGGGCTTTTATCTATAACCCAAAAGTGGACGACATTGCAGGCAAATACGGAGTAATAGGGCCTGACGGAGTCAGGATGCTTGTAATGGGTACTGTGGATAAGGGAGGAAGTGGGTGCATGTGTCCGGCATCAGCCTTCCTCAGGGCTCTTCTAAG
The Methanosarcina sp. WWM596 DNA segment above includes these coding regions:
- a CDS encoding asparagine synthetase B, translated to MPEDCKIINTGLRSCIPDRKDRKKGVIMCGIAGVFGTPDSNMEVKRMLAVLGHRGPDACGTYTAGNLSIGNTLLKITGDMPQPLTGKGALVLNGELFNFRELAAEKGIKTDSDTELLFSLLETRVKEGSTPIDAVCSTLSKVNGDYALAYACGGELVLARDPSGVKPLYYCSGKGAEKPEIAFASEKKALAFIGRKAKSFPQGGILGFNTENGKVTEKTPEGYLKRKSPEKRIYAEKKALFHLKTALEKAVELRLTPAAGIAFSGGIDSTFLAALAKCLDPEIPLYAVGLPDSHDVAQAESAAEAIGMKRNLKVHFLSPEEIEAAVPQVIYATESTDPMTVAIGLPLYIVAKTAREDGKRVLLTGQGADELFGGYRRHEEFLEKGAEVLDREIYSDLENISKINLERDDMVTMANSVELRVPFLDKEVIKTGLAISPELKVLKKDGFYTRKYILRKAAEGLIPPEILWKKKKAMQYGTGVQKVIDRLARDSGFSKKQGEHIERYLMQIASKKDSGFINK